One window of the Clostridium sp. MB40-C1 genome contains the following:
- the mreC gene encoding rod shape-determining protein MreC, with translation MKFFKNKLTVTVVVLSVSFLLLIGYTSTRNKKSTAENGIGVALNSVQGVIYNFNNKVKNNISFLLNFSKVKNENEILTSENTKLKDKEIKYDALEKENERLKSMLKFKSTKSQYNYVGCDIIGKSGNNWLDGFFINRGTDDGIKTRMIVVTGEGLVGQVTSVGKDWSIVQSLVNENIAVAGLVNSTRENDGVVKGYRDSNDKLLAKLYFLPLTSKIKKGDVILTSGLGELYPKGIKIGTVIEIEEDKGKLVKNAIIQPSVDFNKLEEVLVVVPTNEREVKYEF, from the coding sequence ATGAAATTTTTTAAAAATAAGCTGACAGTAACTGTTGTTGTACTGTCAGTTAGCTTTTTACTTTTAATTGGATATACATCCACAAGAAATAAAAAATCTACTGCGGAAAATGGTATAGGTGTTGCTTTGAATTCTGTTCAAGGTGTTATATATAATTTTAATAATAAAGTTAAGAATAATATAAGCTTTCTTTTGAATTTTTCAAAAGTTAAGAATGAAAATGAAATACTAACTAGTGAAAACACTAAACTTAAAGATAAAGAGATAAAATATGATGCTCTGGAAAAAGAAAATGAAAGATTGAAGAGCATGCTAAAATTTAAATCTACAAAATCTCAATATAATTATGTAGGCTGCGACATTATAGGAAAGAGCGGTAATAACTGGCTAGATGGTTTTTTTATAAACAGGGGAACTGATGATGGTATAAAAACAAGAATGATAGTTGTTACTGGAGAAGGCTTAGTTGGACAGGTTACTTCTGTTGGAAAAGATTGGTCTATAGTTCAATCTTTAGTAAACGAAAATATTGCTGTTGCAGGTCTAGTTAATAGTACAAGAGAAAATGATGGAGTAGTAAAAGGATATAGAGATAGTAATGATAAATTGCTTGCAAAATTATACTTTCTTCCTTTAACCTCTAAAATTAAAAAAGGAGATGTTATTTTAACATCTGGATTAGGTGAATTATACCCTAAAGGTATAAAAATAGGAACGGTTATAGAAATAGAAGAGGATAAGGGTAAATTAGTTAAAAATGCTATTATTCAGCCAAGTGTAGATTTTAATAAATTAGAAGAAGTACTTGTAGTAGTACCAACAAATGAAAGAGAAGTTAAATATGAGTTTTAA
- the mreD gene encoding rod shape-determining protein MreD, whose product MKKIVTLVLLSILFCILDNSLMPFLQVKGCYPSLLFVFVICYSIINDTWSGLILGVFSGLLQDIYLSNSLGINMLVNMLMCLLANKVGKSIFKDKFIVPVLSNFFISILKGLLVFVIFCILKQHMPIKFVLYTSIYNGIVALFMYKKVYKLCQKDFMIKNWRF is encoded by the coding sequence ATGAAAAAAATAGTTACATTAGTGTTGTTAAGTATTTTATTCTGTATACTGGATAATTCTCTTATGCCTTTTTTACAAGTTAAAGGGTGTTATCCAAGTCTTCTATTTGTTTTTGTAATTTGTTATTCTATTATAAATGATACTTGGAGTGGTTTGATTTTAGGTGTGTTTTCTGGACTTTTACAAGATATATATCTTTCTAATAGTTTAGGAATTAATATGCTAGTAAATATGCTAATGTGTCTTTTAGCAAATAAAGTAGGGAAAAGCATATTTAAAGATAAATTTATAGTTCCAGTGTTAAGTAATTTTTTTATAAGCATATTAAAGGGACTTTTGGTATTTGTAATATTTTGTATATTAAAACAGCACATGCCTATAAAATTTGTATTATACACAAGTATATATAATGGAATAGTTGCACTTTTTATGTATAAAAAGGTTTATAAACTTTGTCAAAAAGATTTTATGATAAAAAATTGGAGATTTTAA